The genomic region ttgatTGTTTGTAATAAATTAACGGCGATAACGATTATATGTACAAGTTAGTCAGGGAAagtttttagctttaaaatatgtatataaatatactatatatctatatatttaaaagtcaagcaACGTTTGTGTCGACCCTTCCGGACCGTCTCGACCATGTCTTGTGCCTTTTTCAACCTTGCATTATATGTGTTTATTTAACTAATGCTAATCTTGTGATACAACAAAATGTTATTTATATGCATAATACAGTTTCGAGGATCTGAGATTAATCAACTTATAAATATTAGAAAAGCTACATTGGAAGAAATAACAAGTGTGCATTCAAGATCTTATTATTCTTTCATTGAGAAGGTAATCAATCAATACATGTTTTATATGGGTTTGCTTCTAATATATGCTGCACTTGTTATTAATTAATGGTCTTTTGTTTCTTGTaaatcttatttatatatatataggccGTAGAAGATGCTAAGGCTTCAGTAAATGGCTGGTTAGAAATTGAATCGTCTAAACCGCTGCCCACTTATGTCACTGGCACGGTAACACCATTCCTTGTGCACAATTTTGTTGACTTGTATGATTGTTCAATTTAATTATTGAAATCAATCCACACAGACACTTAATGATTCGTTGATTGCTGCTGGAACAGGATTATCGTTGGTTGATGCTGTGGTAAGCCCAACAGTCCGTTCTGATTTTTCAATCCATTTAAATAATCGTTCAACATCAGTTAATGGATAATAAGttgatcaaagtcggtcaaagtcaaaattggacAACAGTTTAACATTATTTAAACTAAAATTGTAGAGTTTTTGAAATAAATGAACGATTTTAGACAATTATACTAAAGTTAATGTTTATGTTCATGGTtatcttctatatttacacatattattTTGAGATTTATCATTTAACTATATaaaaagtacaatccgattaagcCCCGATTATTCCCCGAATTGCCGATTACTCCTTCCAAAGTCCCTACCGACCGATTATTGTCCAAATAGCAAATTCTGCAACCTAAGCCTAACCCGAATTATAAGTACATGCGTTAGCTAGTAGCCTCGTAATAATGAATTATACTTGTGTGAAAATATACAGGTGGCAGCATCAAGAACGAGTGACAACCCTCCCGTAGGTTTTTCGTTGGTGCGACCACCTGGGCATCATGCGGTTCGAGATGGGGCCATGGGAGGTTGCATTTCTAATAACGTATCAATTGCAGCTCGATATGCTCAACGGACCCACGCACTGAAACGTATTTTCATAATTGATTTTGTGCGCATCATGGGAATGGAACTAGTGATGCGTTTTATGATGACCCGGACGTGTTCTATCTATCAACTCACCAAGCTAGCTACAAACGAAGAAAACATCCTATATGATTAGATACATATGATTATGTTCTCAATATTCATATTCATTTCTctcaatatattttatttatttatttaggacGGATGCTACCCAGTTGATACGGGCAAGTTTGATGATATCGGATGTGGGAATGGGGAAGGTGCAACACTTAATCTCCCATTACCACAACTTTCTGGTGATGTCGCAATGCGAACTGCGTTTGATGAAGTGATTGTACCTTGTGCACAAAGATTTAAGCCCGATATAATTCTCGTATCGGCAGGGTGGGTAATCATTTTCTTTCATCTtactaacacacacacacacacacacacactaatatATTTTTCTACCTTGATTATAACTGTTTATGTTTGATCAGATACGATGGACATCATGTTGAGTCGACAAGCGATTTGCAGATGACAACCAGAATATGTTACTCGCTAGCATATGGAATTAAGCAGCTTGCAGAAGATTTGTGTGGTGGTCGATGTGTTTTCTTCTTGGAAGGAGGATCGTATACGGATATTCTAAAGTTTTCAATAGAAGAATCTTTCCGTGCTTTTATTGGGGAACCGAGCATCGCAAAAGAATTTGAGAAAGAGTTTGATATTTATCTCAAGGATGAACCGGCTAGTCAGATTAAACATGCCATTCAGAGAGTCAAAAACTTACATTCTCTTTAACAAATAATAACCGCCCTCTCCTTTTTAACTACTACGTTCTTCTAGCAACTAGGTTTGTCTCGTGGGTTTGGGAAAAGTCGGTTGGATAAATTTTCTTAAAAAGAAATCATTGAGACTAATAAAATAGTAATATGGACATTTAATTTGGGACGGATGAGTAAAAGTTACAAGCTAGAAAGTTGTGTTGGTGTTTATAAGTTACTGTATTAAATTAGTGTATCTGTAGATTAGGGATCATGTATGTTTCATTTAGGTTTTTTGTATCGTAATAAGTTATACCAACTGGTTATAAGAGCATGAGGCCATAATTATTATGTGTTTGTATTGTTTTTGTTTGTATTCTGTCTAGTGATTTCTTGTCTTTCCTCATGTGTGACAAAAAAGTACTCGTTTTCTCATTGACATTCGTATGACCTCCAATTAGGACGTCAATATTATTGTTAGAGAACTCAGAGCGTTAAAACCACAAAAGCTGCCTCGAAATAAATATGAACTAAAGAGGAGACGAGCAAACAAAACAAAAATACAAAATCAAAATAACGACACAACAAACCTCAAACACATAACCCTAAAAAATCAAGGGCAAATTACATAAAAAGGTAACATATTTTTCAAACCTCAAACACCTAACCCTAAAAAATCAAGTGCAAATTACATAAAAAGGTAACATATTTTCATGATTTTCCTATTTTAAGCAATTTATTTCATTCggatataaaaaaaaatctttgttCAAATGTTGTCGTTAACTTTCGCTGTTAAATGTCACACCGTGGCATGACACGTCACTTTCTTTTTTTGCACGTGGACCAATTAATACACCTCCATATATTTATCTCCCAAAATTATGTGATCGGAACCCTAATTCCTTGGCGAGAAGCAAATGAATAATCTTTATCGTCatcttcatcataatcatcatcatcgatcaggTATATGTATTATTCGTGTGCTCTGTTAATTACCTAAATTACTAAAAAAATTGGAGCTTGAGAGCTTTAAAGTCTGAAGTTGAGCCATAGCATAGCAGAACTCTTTATTAAAACACAGAAGAATAAAAGCCCTAATCTTTCATTTATCTCCATTAGCATATAAGGAGCACATATGTTCTTTATGATCAAAGAAAGCAGAGATCTTTAGTAAAATTGGCTACGATTAGTCCTCACTTTGGAAGCAGTTAAAGTAAGCAAACAAGCTAGCAACCTGAAaacaatgaagaatcaaactatctTTTGTATTAGAGCTTGTGCTTTCAACTCTGAAGTTGAGGAGCGGAAACCTGTAACTTATTATGTTTAGGGTTATAAAATCTATTCTGCTAGATGTTATTCGATACTATGAATGACCAAATGCTTACATTGACCCAATTCAAACACAAAAGAATAATAGCCCTAAACTATCATCTCCATAAGCATATAAGAAGTACATAAACTCTTAATAATTAAAGAAAGCAGTAATCTTTGGTAAAATTAGTCTTCACTTCGGAATCATTTAATTCAAGCAAGCTGGTAAACTGAAACCAATGAAGAATCAGAGTCTCTTTGCGTGTAAACAGTCAGTGAATATTAGTGTTTCTGCAGCTTTTCGTCGGTTTCTTTATTTGAGGACAAAGTGTGGTGTAGCTTCTTCTTCTAAACCTGCAACCAAAACAAATGATAATGAGGATGATATGCCAAAGGTGATTTATAGTTTAGGTCCAGCAATGGGTCATAATCGGTACGTATATGGTATCGACAGTAATTCCAGAATCCGTTATATTCTGAATGCCCTTGAAGACGCTAAACTCACTCCAGAGGTAAAAAAAATCAGACTTTTTTGCTCCATCACATTCGTTTTAATTAAAGGGTTTTCTTGTTTCAGTAGGTTACAATTCTGTCTTTCACTTTACTTTCTTTATTTATGTTTATATTAGTCAATCTGCATAACTATAGTAGTGTTTATATCTATGTATTTATTCAACTGATCCTAATCTTGTGATAAAACAAAATTTTGTTGAACAGTTTCGAGGATCTAAGATCAAACAACTTACAAAAATTAGAAAAGCTACATTGGAAGAAATAACAAGTGTGCATTCCAGATCATACTATTCTTTCCTTGAGAAGGTAATACATGTTCTATATGGGTTTGCATGTAATATATGCCACACTTGTTATTAATTAACGATCTTTTGTTTCTTgtaaatgtgtttatatatatattatatatatagaccgTAGAAGATGCTAAGGCTTCAGAAGATGGCTTGATAGAAATTGAAAAGTCTAAACCGCTGCCTACTTATGTCACTGGCACGGTAACAACATTCCTTGTGCACCAATTTGTTGACTTGtaggcaaggttgcaaaattcgctattcggtgattaatcggtcgggactttggaaggattaatcggcaattcggggattaatcggagattaatcggattgtactgtatacatttaaatattaaattttaaaaattatatgcgtaACTATAGGAAAAAAACCATAAATAcaaagataatttttaacataattgtctaaaattgttcatttttcttcaaaactgtaaaattctagtttaaattcatgttaaaatgttaacaaaTTTTTACTTTGACTgaatttgattaccaaattcgattttgatccatcaattgacgttgaccgtttaattaaacgaatttttggaaatcggaacggattgctcctaaaaatgattaatcggagattaatcggcgagtaaacgggttttttacaacactgcttgTAGGAATTGAAATCGGAAATTTGAGTTTACaaatttattcttatatgattgtTAAATTTAATAATTGAAATCAATCCATGCAGACGCTTAATGATTCGTTGATTGCTGCTGGAACAGGATTATCGTTGGTTGATGCTGTGGTAAGTCCACTGTTGTAATTTGTAAAAAACCCCGATTACTCCTTTTTAATAACAGTCCGTTATGATTTTTCAATTCGTTAAAATAATCCGTCAACAtcggttaatgggtcaaaattggatTTGTTGATTAAAGTCGGTCAACGTCAAAATTGATcaccattttaacatgaattttaacatgaatttaagacAAATTTGTAGAGTTTTAGACAATTATGCTAAAGTTAATGTTTATGTTCATGGTTTTTTTTtgtatatttacatatattatttTGAGATTCATCATTTAATTGTATAAAAAGTTCAATCCGATTAATTCCTGAATTGCCAATTACTCCTAAAGTCCTACTGATTACTACCCGAATAGCGAATTCTGCAACCTAAACCTAACCCGAATTATAAGTTTGCGTCAGCTACTAGCCACGTACTTAATAATGAATTTTAGTTATGTGAATACGTAGGTGGCAGCATCAAGAATCATTGAGAACCCTCCCGTAGGTTTTGCGTTGATACGACCTCCCGGGCATCATGCGATTCGGGATCGGGCCATGGGAGGTTGCATTTTTAATAATGTATCAATTGCAGCTCGATACGCTCAACGCAAACACGGACTAAAACGTGTTTTCATTATCGACTTTGATGCGCATCATGGGAATGGAACTAGTGATGCATTTTATGATGACCCGGGTGTGTTCTATCTATCAACCCACCAAGTAAGCTACAAACGAAGAAAACACCCTATATGATTAAATACAGTGATTATGTTCTCGGCGGCTCGATTAATTGAGTCGGTAGCAAACGTCGatatattggcgacttgactgccgcttagagcctaaattgactTCCAGACAGGATCTAAAACCCATGAAAACTTgaatctaccattttcatggcgtctttttccctacttattggtcggaggtcctcttagaagcaatctctttatcttgTGAACAGAGAGAGCGAGGAATTTCTCTACTCTTGCGAGTGGTTCACtccgggtggagaaatgacttctctttattcaaggATAGAGGAAAGATTGTTtacgtctcacctccccatacCTCGTATGTGcaggattgagttttgttgttgttgattatgttctcgatattcatattcatatctcTCAATATATTTGTTAATAATTTAGGACGGATGCTACCCTGTTGATACGGGCAGGTTTGATGATATCGGAAGTGGGAATGGGGAAGGTGCAACACTTAATCTGCCATTACCACAACTTTCTGGTGATGTCGCAATGCGAACTGCATTTGATGAAGTAATTGTACCTTGTGCACAAAGATTTAAGCCCGATATGATTCTTGTATCGGCAGGGTGGGTAAtcatttttcttcatctaactAAACCACACTATTTATATATTTTTCCCATTTGATTATATTTGTTTATGTTTGATCAGATACGATGGACATCATCTTGAGGGTACAAGCGATTGGCAGATGACAACCAGAATATCTTACCCGCTAGCATATGGAATTAAGCAGCTTGCAGAAGATTTGTGTGGTGGTCATTGCGTTTTCTTCTTGGAAGGAGGATGGCGTACGGATACTCTAAAGGTTTCAATCGAAGAATCTTTCCGTGCTTTTATTGGGGAACCGAGCATCGCAAACAATTTTGAGAAACAGTTTGATTACTGGCTCAAGGATGAACCGTCTAGTCAGATTAAACAAGCCATTCAGAGAGTCAAAAACTTACATTCTCTTTAACAAATAATAATCGCCCTCTTCTTTTTAACTACACTCTTCTAGCAACTAGATTTGTGTCGTGGGTTTGGGAAAAGTCAGTTggagttataaatatatatatttttaaaagaaaTCATTGAGACAAATAAAATAGTAATATAGACATTTAATTTTTGACGGAGTGAGCAAGTTAGAACCTAGAAAGTTGTGTTGGTGTTTGTAAGTTGCTGTATTAAACTGGTGTATCTGTAGATTAGGGATCATGTATGTTTCAGTTAGGTTTTTTGTATCGTAATGAGTTTATAAGGGTCAGTTTGGTTTAGTACTCTGTAtagaaattgaaaaaaaaaaaaacgctataTATTTCATGTCAAATATGGCAAGAACATAAGAACATAAGAACATCCAGAAACATATCTTTACTAGCATATGTTCATTAGTCAACCTATAAGTTCATGTTGTGTTTCACGTGTAACATGCGGCTTTTTTTGCCGAATTTGATGGTGTTTCGGGGTCGTGTAGATCTTTTGTCGAATATTATGCATTGATGACGAATTTGGCGGCCAAGACCGTTAGTGGGGATGACACCCCCCGTACATCCGAAGTGACCCCTCCAAAGGCGACTAAAGTGAGAGTTTCGAGAAGATGACGACCGATTCAAGGAGCCGAGATGAAAGTTTGGGGAATTCATCAAAGATGCTTGAGCTCTATTTTTTGACTTGCGGTTGAGTGGGTGTGTTAAAGATGGTAGCTAATCGTTCGCCGTACATTCGATTGGCCACCCTCTTTATTTGGTTGCTTGGTGGTTTAATTTTTTGTATTTCTTGATCTTTACGTTTGGTGCGAGCTAGGTTTGTTAGGTTTTTGTTTGAGCTCGGATCTCTAAGGTTGTATGTTTTATAGGGACTTCAATATTTGTTGAAGTCCTCTGTTTTAATGCAAGTTCTTGTTTTTTCGGTGAAAAAAAATGTGGCTCGTGGTGTGACACATCAATGATAATGATGCGGTAAAAGTTAAGAGAGAGGTTTCTAATTGTTTTAAATGCACATTAATGATAATGATGTTGTTTTAAATGATCATACTAACTTTATTAGGGGCTCCCAACGGTGCCTTCCTCCTCTCTACTCTGCACCACGCCCTTGGCACCACATCACCCATCACTCCGCCCTGCTTCCTCGCCCTATGTTTTGTGTTTCTCAAGCAGATTGCAGGACGGAAATATATGGAAGAAACAGTTTTATTGACTTGTACATTTGCTTTTAATATTTGTACTACAAAATAATGTGCATTTAGTCCTAGGTTAGTCTTGGTGATGAAGTGTTGATTAGTCCTACAGGGAAGAAAGTGCTGTCATGGTTGGGAGCACTTTTATAAGGGTTGTATTTAAACTGCCTATCTAAAATGCACATGTGTACTGCTTTGCAGCTATCAATACATATGTACTTACAAAGGttatacatgtaagtgttattattATGTGTGATCACAGCAGTTCACAACAAACGAAGACTGAATCTATATTTAGCGGTGGTCAGCAATTATGGGTTGTAAAAATTTCATAACATCATTGAAACAAACTCAGAATcggcaaaattatcatttttcaattTATTGAATTATTTGAATTTATAAGCTCTATCAAACAAACACTGTATACGCCACTATCCTAAACAAAGTTGAAAGTTACATCAAAACAGGGTATCCAAGAACGAGACATTAGTCCTTGTGCTCATATAAACAGTTACTCCGTATAACTTACTACAATACAAACGACGTAAACGACCAAAGTTTTATCTAGTAAATAGAATGCAAATGTTTGGTCCTTTGAATGGCTTCTTTGATCTTATTAATTGGTTCATCGTGCAAGAAGACTTCGTATTTTCTCTCAAACTCATCTGCCATGCTCGGTTCTCCAAGAAAAGCACGAAAAGATTCAGCAACAGAAAAGGACAAAACACCCTCGCTCTGTCCTCCTTCCAAAAAGAACACACATCGCCCACCACACAAATCTTTTGCAAGCTGCTTTATGCTTGACGCTAGTGTATAATACGTTCCGGTTGTCACCTGAAATCTGCCCGTTGGATCTATTGCATGTCCATCATATCTAACAAGCAAAAGAAATTATGTAGAAACCAATTCAtgttagataatatatatatatatacatatatatatatatatacatatatatgtgtgtgtcagAGGAAAATGCTTACCCTGCTGATACAATAATTATATCGGGCTTAAATTTTTGTGCACAAGGTACAATGATCTCGTCAAACACACTTCGCATTGCGATATCACCAGAAGCGTTAGGTAATGGCAAATTAAGTGTTGCCCCTTCACCACGCCCAGACCCAATCTCATCAAACTTGCCGTAATACCCTTCTTTCTAATCAATATATATTTTTATTGAAGCCAACAAACATTAAGATGCTTCAATAACAATCTGGTATAACTTGCATTTGTTTTTTGAGAATAGTAAGTAGATAGATGAAAGGTTGTTACTTACGCAGTGAGTCGAAAGAACAAATATGTCAGGGTCATCATAATACGCACGATTAGTCTGAGACAAGAAATGGACATCAAAATCGATAATCAAAACACATTTTAGTCCATGGACAAGTTGAGCATATCGTGCTGCGATACCAGCATTCTCAAAATAACAACATCCTCTGGATTCATGTAGCATTATATGGTGCCTGGGAGGTGGGACCAAGGCAAATCCAACTGGACACTTGTCATTGATTTTTGAAGCCGCCACCTACAATTTCATCAACACAAAAACCTtcaattatttaattttatttacccAATCATAACTCATAAATAACCAGAACGATCCAATCATAAATACATCGATTTAGGCCATACTTACCACAAAATCAACCAAGGATAGGCCTGATCCTGCAGCAAGCAATGAATCCTCATACGACTGCATCATCATTAATTTCAATAACTCAAAAGggcgttatatttatatttatatttgtatacatatatagatagatagatgataAACCTAGTTATCCATTGAAACACAACCCTCTACTCCAAACATACACAATTAAGTATTTAAGTACGTTTATGCAAATACATACATATAGCTTTTGATTCAAATCATGTGTGTAAAATACACATAAAATTTTTGTACATACATAATACAAGGCATCATTATCATATAAAAAGAATCTAAATGAATTAGTATTGGACAAATCAAAGTTACAATATTCATTGTCCTCTCACCCATCTCACAATATAAAAGTTACATTTGGTCTTGGTTCCACAAACACGTGAATACACACACAATTGCACATACATGATTAAAATGAAACATATGAGCTGTGAAAAGTTACTATCGGTAGAAAAAGTGCAAGGAGTTTTCTTACCGTGGCTATGACATATTCGAATTCTTTCATTGACCAAGAATAATTCAGGGGTTTTGAAGCCTTGACATCCTCCACCgcctatatatataacaaatttataAGAACGAAAGACGTTAAACAGTTTTGTTTGTGTAATTTATGTTAATTAACAGGGGCCTGCAC from Rutidosis leptorrhynchoides isolate AG116_Rl617_1_P2 chromosome 9, CSIRO_AGI_Rlap_v1, whole genome shotgun sequence harbors:
- the LOC139866261 gene encoding histone deacetylase 14, chloroplastic-like isoform X2, whose protein sequence is MNNLYRHLHHNHHHRSAFRRFLYLRTKCGVASSSKPATKTNDNEDDMPKVIYSLGPAMGHNRYVYGIDSNSRIRYILNALEDAKLTPEFRGSKIKQLTKIRKATLEEITSVHSRSYYSFLEKTVEDAKASEDGLIEIEKSKPLPTYVTGTTLNDSLIAAGTGLSLVDAVVAASRIIENPPVGFALIRPPGHHAIRDRAMGGCIFNNVSIAARYAQRKHGLKRVFIIDFDAHHGNGTSDAFYDDPGVFYLSTHQDGCYPVDTGRFDDIGSGNGEGATLNLPLPQLSGDVAMRTAFDEVIVPCAQRFKPDMILVSAGYDGHHLEGTSDWQMTTRISYPLAYGIKQLAEDLCGGHCVFFLEGGWRTDTLKVSIEESFRAFIGEPSIANNFEKQFDYWLKDEPSSQIKQAIQRVKNLHSL
- the LOC139866261 gene encoding histone deacetylase 14, chloroplastic-like isoform X1, producing MKNQSLFACKQSVNISVSAAFRRFLYLRTKCGVASSSKPATKTNDNEDDMPKVIYSLGPAMGHNRYVYGIDSNSRIRYILNALEDAKLTPEFRGSKIKQLTKIRKATLEEITSVHSRSYYSFLEKTVEDAKASEDGLIEIEKSKPLPTYVTGTTLNDSLIAAGTGLSLVDAVVAASRIIENPPVGFALIRPPGHHAIRDRAMGGCIFNNVSIAARYAQRKHGLKRVFIIDFDAHHGNGTSDAFYDDPGVFYLSTHQDGCYPVDTGRFDDIGSGNGEGATLNLPLPQLSGDVAMRTAFDEVIVPCAQRFKPDMILVSAGYDGHHLEGTSDWQMTTRISYPLAYGIKQLAEDLCGGHCVFFLEGGWRTDTLKVSIEESFRAFIGEPSIANNFEKQFDYWLKDEPSSQIKQAIQRVKNLHSL
- the LOC139866261 gene encoding histone deacetylase 14, chloroplastic-like isoform X3, with amino-acid sequence MKNQSLFACKQSVNISVSAAFRRFLYLRTKCGVASSSKPATKTNDNEDDMPKVIYSLGPAMGHNRYVYGIDSNSRIRYILNALEDAKLTPEFRGSKIKQLTKIRKATLEEITSVHSRSYYSFLEKTVEDAKASEDGLIEIEKSKPLPTYVTGTTLNDSLIAAGTGLSLVDAVDGCYPVDTGRFDDIGSGNGEGATLNLPLPQLSGDVAMRTAFDEVIVPCAQRFKPDMILVSAGYDGHHLEGTSDWQMTTRISYPLAYGIKQLAEDLCGGHCVFFLEGGWRTDTLKVSIEESFRAFIGEPSIANNFEKQFDYWLKDEPSSQIKQAIQRVKNLHSL
- the LOC139866924 gene encoding histone deacetylase 14, chloroplastic-like isoform X2; its protein translation is MDHKKDLGIKCDARVPSIMSALEKAKLTPEFRGSEILQLNSSRKATLKDIQSVYYCTHYPALLKEAVEDVKASKPLNYSWSMKEFEYVIATSYEDSLLAAGSGLSLVDFVVAASKINDKCPVGFALVPPPRHHIMLHESRGCCYFENAGIAARYAQLVHGLKCVLIIDFDVHFLSQTNRAYYDDPDIFVLSTHCKEGYYGKFDEIGSGRGEGATLNLPLPNASGDIAMRSVFDEIIVPCAQKFKPDIIIVSAGYDGHAIDPTGRFQVTTGTYYTLASSIKQLAKDLCGGRCVFFLEGGQSEGVLSFSVAESFRAFLGEPSMADEFERKYEVFLHDEPINKIKEAIQRTKHLHSIY
- the LOC139866924 gene encoding histone deacetylase 14, chloroplastic-like isoform X1, which codes for MIRSAGRFCLSLRRKYSVASCKLVVGSKTCEGIPKVVYSLSTPTMDHKKDLGIKCDARVPSIMSALEKAKLTPEFRGSEILQLNSSRKATLKDIQSVYYCTHYPALLKEAVEDVKASKPLNYSWSMKEFEYVIATSYEDSLLAAGSGLSLVDFVVAASKINDKCPVGFALVPPPRHHIMLHESRGCCYFENAGIAARYAQLVHGLKCVLIIDFDVHFLSQTNRAYYDDPDIFVLSTHCKEGYYGKFDEIGSGRGEGATLNLPLPNASGDIAMRSVFDEIIVPCAQKFKPDIIIVSAGYDGHAIDPTGRFQVTTGTYYTLASSIKQLAKDLCGGRCVFFLEGGQSEGVLSFSVAESFRAFLGEPSMADEFERKYEVFLHDEPINKIKEAIQRTKHLHSIY